The genomic region cacATCTATGCGCAAGCACACAAAACTAAtacaaatgacataaatagaccataaaaacacacaatacccgtaatgagcataaaatattgtgaaactaTGGTGATATCCtgacgagaaaaagggttgtgtagagaaaaataaagacttagaaattgaaggagaatggtgGCATAattaacaagacgcagatggcattcgttggcgcaaaagataaaagcaacacctcacttcttctatgttcaaaaaggaaataaaatatgtcctaccgtgacacacatacacacaccccacacgcacacacacacacacaaaaaagacgcttagataagaaaatggaaaaatcaaaatgagggggcattattcaacaaaacttattaaatttgtggtcgataaaattgaaaaagaaatgcagtaggtGATtagaaacatataaaaatatattccttgaCATCAGATCTAAACAGAAACCTGgtacaccagatcatgattttcaaagaggttgatccagaaactcggtaatattaatcacaaaatcattgccctaatataattacatatataaaaatcaagcAACACCACAGGTTCAACAAtttataggcctaatatccTGGTTTTTccaataccaaaaccacattactaggaaactgttaccactcaaatatgtatgaaactgcacataagtacctgaaggaagaaaaataacagaaacttgggcaagtgaatgattaattttttacctgataaacagtaagtcacatgtaagcacaagaatgagtcaagcatcagttacaacatatataactgattaattattgctgagcaaaaggaccattctccctcttccatgcgagtacccaaaaatcaaggtgatgctacagaaactatTATGTGATTCAATGGTGAGAATTATAGAAACCGCTATTAGAAGGAAggatcaaaatggctaaacacaccaaagttagggttcaaaactacaatattttgtagtggtcgctggcaaccaatttAAGAATTGATAAACAGATCATAACCATCAAAggcatttatcaaattttatcaatcctccactcattttctctcactatatcccctctagtaaagtaaatcaatccaagaccactcttgctaacgagagatattgaaagaaaaaaagaagagggacaatccACTCTCTCATGTCCTGTTAttattcttcatttcaataaatactctttcatatcaggtaaacaaaaatgagaatacacatctatgcaaacatacaaaaatgttacaaaggacataaatattccacaaagacacacaatacctgtaatgagcataaatattgcgaaactatggtaaCATCCTGCACCAGAAAAAGgattgtgaagatagaaatgaaaacttggaaattgaagaagaatggcaaatgtagcAAGACGCGGATatcattcgttggcgcagaagataaaagcaacacctcactttttctatgttcaaaatggaagtaaaacatgttctaccgtgacacacacacataaacacatacacatacacacacacacacaccccacacacacccacccacccacacacctacaccacacacacacccccacaacTTGGGACGGTTGTGCTTTGCCAAATTCgtaacccaaaaaaatattccaccTGACGTCATCTTTCAATGTCCGTTTTTCAAGCATTCCAAAACGTTCCTGATCATGCCAAATCCCGCCTTTTTGTAGTGATATAACAGTAGGTTCAGAGTTATATCTGTTAGGATAGATTAGtttgaatataatttgttcTGACAAATACTCGagattatgtaatattattttaagtgaataaaatCAGTGTTTGCTTATTTGACATTTACTTCGTTGTGTTCATTCTATATGTTTGCATCCGCTTGAACATCACAAtaaagcccacagaccaattgacaACCGTGCAGTTGGGCCGCGCATTGATGGCGGTCTTGAAATCAACTGCCAAGAGGTTGGGTCtaaaacgttccaagtcgagaaccttgagattgggcatcgagagtcctatggagagacttgcactaagagtcACATTCAACTAATGAGTAccgtgtttcatcggtgacATACGTGGAACGTAtatgcgatcttagtgggttgattgactaggtgttGAATCAACTAAACTGACTCATGGGGATCGCCATATGGAAGCTTTGGAGGAttggttggtatgacttgaatccctggctccgatagtacgggaatagtcctcaaacttgaggaatcacaacAATCACATGCATACGATTactgtatcttggatgtgTGCAAGAGTTGATTGTGTCGCAGACGTGATCATCATATGCCTCGTCTAGCGCAGATGGAGTATGTAGccaggacggtgagttccaagaagaggatccatccccgaTCAGTATTTGATAGAAGTATCTCCTAGACACTTGAAGATGCGCTCACGCCTTACGAACCTATGGTCACAGTAGTTGATTGAGTAGGAAAAGAGGTTCCAATATTCAACttatattagattttttactTCTAGATCACATTATCGTTTcactttattttgaaatataacaaTGCCACATGACTAATAcgctatttttttctctcaattttcaaatggaaGTTTGCGGGAAGATTGAAACCGAATTTTTTTCAAGTTATatgactattttaaaaaatttgtaagcAATGTGATTGAAAATATACTGTACCTaattatgggacaaaaagtaCAATATCTCTTAATTTGGGCAtacattcatttatatatacggCATTGGGTTTTCCGCATTCCGAACCCTCCAAGAATTTCTTGTATTTCTCATAAACTCAtacactaataaaaaaaagtgttttttaatcataaatgatcataatttaattttaaattatactaaatcaatgctattaattattgttaaacaaaatttatgagaaaatttaaacttttttcacTGTTAatcaatgtatttatttataatttttagctatGATCATAACATTtgttattatagttaattatagcgaacaattctattttttctagcaataaaaaatgaaacatgaTAGGAAACAACTGAGATTATAGAAggggcatatatatatattgcaaaatacattcaaatgaacatgcatggattacaccaagaaaataaaaacacaaacgTTACAAAAACTAAGAATCCGAAAGAGAAATACATATTTAGCTACGAAACTAAACACAATGTTAGGAACCAAACCCATCGACCTTACGAAGCATTCAACATGCATAACTATAATAACTTACTAGTTACTACCCCTTGATAAAATACCATTCCCAAATTTATGGTAAAATGCCACCAACACCGCCGCCAACCCCGATCCCGCCGACTTTACCTATCCCGCCACCGGCGCCTAGTCCACCCACCCCTCCTAGCCCACCAAGCCCTCCTGCCCCACCAAGCCCTCCAAGTCCAAAAATCGGCAGCACGCCCACGTAGCCACCGACGCCGCCCCACCCACCAACTCCACCGTATGTAATGAAGTTCTTCTGGTCGTTGAGACCGCCGTGTGTTTTGGACGGGGGCTAATGCATTAGTATTAGGGTTTGTTGCTTCATGAGCAGTAGTGTGATCACTACTAGGTTTAGTTTGGTCTGTCGGAATATTTCTTGCAGTTGCATGTACCACTACTATTAGTACAAGCACAAGAGTTACGTACAATTTGGCCATCTCTTTTTCAACCCTTttacctctctctctctctctctctcacacacacacacacacactaaaaCACACTCGAGAGCACACAGGGAGGATGTGGATGAGGTTTGTGATGAgatggggtatttatagggtaATTTTGAGGTATGAAGAGGTGGAGAACAGTTGTGAATATTGAGAGAGTAAATGTTGGCATTGAATTTTGGTATAACAGTCTCGAGAAAAGCATTACATTTCTGATTTCTGCCAGCAGTGGGAACAGAGTTAGGTGAAGTCATAAGGAGAGACAATTTATTAGAAGAACTAAGAGAAAATGTCAACTCagaaggaaacaaaaaaaaaatagggatgattaaatttttctccCCAAAAGtctgaaataattatatgtaaacttTTAGTggtttaaaaatttgaatttagcactcctgatatttgttttcatctaataaataaattcactcattagttaaaatttattgaatttgttgatattgacaaaaaaatcagaaaaaaatctatatttatctttattactgatttattgtaggtcaaataaatacttttatgatcaaattacccttatatatctttacgtattaatttgctttcatctaacaaataagtcaccccattagtcaaaactcatcgaatttgctaatatcaacaaaataaaaattggataaaaattcatacttCCCcccgattgatttattatttattgcacgtcaaataaattttttttatgatgaaaaattaCCCTTACACATTTTTATATGTCAATGCAACAAGTCAGTAATAGGTCAATCAATGATAAATATCAACGTACTAGAGGGAAGCAAacttaagaatattaaaatataattttttaaattacagaaaatttgtatttaattatatcaaattcagaaaaagaaaagggtaattatccctatataaAAGTTTTATCCATCAAAAAATTAGAGCAGAGCAGCATGAGTGGTCTGCATTTATTTCCATCATGGGATTGGGATACACAGAAAGTCAGCTAATTGAACCGCATGCATGCACTTCATGCAAGCTGTGTTTGCTTACACTTGTTGCAATGGTGCGAGGACATATTTAATGTACCAATTCAgttctttttcacttttgttttcaatCTGTGTACTCCAAATTCTTGGTTGTTTTCTGACTTATGTTTTATTTCTATGTGCTTCATctatgtgtatatgtatacatatatatgtataggcaaaattgtatttttattcgtttttacatatttttttttttataaatttagtcctGAACATCTCacatttggtcatttttttgacaaatttaatccTGTGTTGATAATTGCGGTCCTAACGATCTATAGTtacaggataaaaaatgagacTTAGTGCAGTATGAAgaagaccaaaattatcaacacaagactaattaatttaccgaaaaaggaccaaaatatcatatattgaGGACTAAATTCgttaaaaaatgacaaaatatgtaataaagtaaattacagaaccaaaaatacaaacaatctaaaattatagacccaaaaatataatttttctatatatataaatggtgCTAGGAGTTGTAATTCATCAGCTATTTTATATATCGACGTCatcataaaacaataaattattcccttcataaaaaattcccatgatttaaaaattataatagatgcgcattatttataaagataaaacaaaattaatgtgatttttttaaaatttttaatcatgattgaTTATTATTCATCATGATTTTAATTGTGGCCGAAATATTTGAGCCACAATCAATGTTTTGGTcttacttataaaaataacgattaataactattatataattatggttaattaatatttatcataactatttatatttaaccaTACCAATTAATTATAGCTAGCAAGTTATAtgttaaacataataaaatggTCATAATTCTACTAGCTAGtgtgttataatatatataattgaccagtgttttctttttcctattttatgTGTTAATAACTTCATATGTTATTAGGTAgggttataatatatatatatatatatatatttttattcaatttgaaaatatttccaaaaaaattataatatgtgaTTTACAACACCATTcaatacattcaaattcaaaaaataatttaatacatcAACAATTCAAATCAACGAAtacatttaaaagaaataaaaaaaataaaaaattactataaaaatagatcATACATCCATATTTATAGAACTCAAATTTATGGTATCGTAAGACCTAATCTTACCGATCAAACAAAAGCTCATTAGTAGAAGTATTTCAAATAGGTGAGCAACAATTTTGTGTCTTCGGTCAAGggaaattgttataatttttgtggtcCATGACCATTATAAGAAGGCCCAAACCCCATCAGCCCAACTTCTTCACTGGATGGCTTGGCCCACTTAGTCATGGGCCACTAGTTTTAACCCGGCCCACTATGTGTCTGACCCATTACCTGACCCTGACCCGGCTACTATACTTAATATAAAATCCTAACCCATTTCCTCGTGCGCCGCTGTGACGATTgcttctccctctctctctctctggttCTTCGCCACCTTATTCCAATGACATCAGAAATCTGTCACCGCCTCTTGGTTCTCACTTCCTCTTCCATATCTCTCATCTATAAAGCCATACATGGCTTTTGATCCCTAAGCAAcccaaacaaaaatatcctcTCTCACTCTATAATCGATTTTAGTTCTTAGTGAACTGCTTCTGAGAAACTAACCTAAGTAGTTCTAGTGTGGGTCTTGGTGATGGAGATTCTTAGTGATTATTGTTGGGTTTTCGAGCAATCGTGTTGGGTTTTCGAGCAATCGTGAGAGTTGTCGGCCTTTGGTGGCTGAGGTCCTACTCTCCGGCTTTTTGGCTCCCTGAGCTGATCTATTGGGTTCTTTAGTGTTTTGTcatattaatatcatttttactaTTGTATATTCATTCTATAATCTGTTTCTGAAATCATTGTATAAGGTTTTGAAAACCCACCATTATCTCTGTAATAGTTTTTAAAACTCAAATAAACTCTGAAcaaatcttaatattttaaataagaatgatGTGTGTtgaaattgtagaaaaattaaaattaagcaccaaaaaacaaaaaaaaagatcttTTTAGCGAAGGTGTTTGCGACGGAATTTACAATGGACAATAACCACTCCCGTCGGCATAGGTGGAGTAGGAAATATTTCCGATGGGAGAAGAATCCCTTTGGAAGAATTGCGACAGGTGAGGATGCTTTGATGTTCTTGTTATAAGTTATGTCAGTTGGACAGAATATGGTATCACTGATTTTGATAGGTTTTCGCAATAACATTGAGAgggattatattatattatatctaaaCATTTTGGGACGGACGTCGAGATGAATACCCATCTCAATATTTGCTAAATATTGAGACATGTTATGCGGCAAATGTTCGTCGCAAATATCACAAATCTAGTGACTAATTTGGTACCGAGTTTGCAACGATGGTTGTTGCAAAATTTGGGAAGTGTTTGTGACATGTATGGTCGTAAGTTGGGGCAATTTTTGCAATAAGAGTCTTGATTTTCAAAGGCtggaatatttatattttttttattttgtgacgGATTGGATGTCCCCAAAGTCTGTcacaaaatgatatttttattctttaaaaaaaatattaattttattatttttaaattaaactatgtttttaaattgaattaataagtTGAAATGGTATGCAATCtcataatattgatattatgaCTTTATTACATTATGGTATGACATAATAAACGGCGTACAGTGtagaaatttcaatttttcatgcaAGAAAAACATGAACAATATTGTTCAAGATTCCGTGATGTGGATTGGAAATGACTTAAATCTCGATGGGATTGACGAACAAGGCGACAATGTGGGGCTTCAAAACTTTTTCGGGTCGAGTGTATCCATCTTCGTTGTTCTTGTAAGTGACATCTATAATGCGTTCAAGATTCAGAATTCGGATTAGAACATCCCTCGAGTAGGAAGATGGCCTAAGGCACCCCTCATTGATATCCTTCCATGCATTTGTAGCCATTTCAAACAACTTATTCACAGCCTCTTCCTTTGTAACCCTATTTTCCTTCATGTAGCATTCGATGCCAGTTGCAATTTGGCCTCTTTCCTTCTCAACCTGAAATGCAAACAATCAAACATATTTAGAGAAAACCAATCAGTCCCAACtagtaaaattttgtatgtaaaaTTGCATAAGCATACCTCATAAGTAGCTATGTCATCAATGACTCGACAAATTGTTAGGCCGGCTACAAGCATCTTAGGTTTCTGTCTTAGCCATTCGAATTCTTCCCTTTTTGCAGATTCAGTTCCCAGCAACGACGTCGTTGTATGGTAACAGTAAGTGCAGGTGATGAGAGCATTGTTGAGGTACTCAGTAAATGGTGGCAAGTATCCCTCAATAAACCATTTGGCCTCAACATGGTAGCTCCTCACCAATTCTTTAAGCTGTATCACATAAATGTGGAAAACAAATTAGTCCggaatacaattttagttctgtaatttatAGGGAGTGGCATTTTGGTCCTGCGCGAATTGATTTTCGTCATTTAGCCTTGcaactttaaaatattgaacaaTTTTTCCGTTAAGGCTTTTAGAAGTCATACAGCTTCTTTTGCATAGTATACGGCGTAGGATCTTCCTTCTTGTGCTAATTCTTCTTCAAAATGTTCATAGAGCTCCAAAAGGGCTCTGTAGAATGGTTTTATGTAATTCGGGAGTCGATCAATCTCGCTTATATCCCacctaaattaacaaaaacaaggaagcaaattatttataagtaacttataaataatatagatgtatagatgtatataaattaatttcatactttATTCAGTCTCTTTTTATACCTCTCAAAAGCCTCTGTGAAAGCATTCAGTTCTTCGATCGTACCATAAGCATCATAGGTATCATCAATTATGGAAGTCATAACAATAGTTTTAGTAAGCATAATTCGAGCTCGAGAATATTGAGGTTCATGGTAGACTCCCATAGCCCAAAAGAAGCACTCAACCGCTCTATCTCTAGCGTACGGAAGCTTAGCCACGAGGTCCAATTCTTTCCACCACCTGCATATACCGTTGGGTTTGAACATGTCCTTAGCTAGGCGCAACAATTATGTACGCGTACATATGTGCACGacgcatacatatatatcttaattacCAACATTACCTTGAGATTTCATGAAGCTCTTCTTTGTGAAGCATCTGCAGTAAATTGTAATCCAATTTGGCAAACCTAAGAAgggtttcattttttgattCGTGTTCTTCATAGCTGGAGATGAAATTACGTGCTTCGATTCTTGGATTGCCCGAATGCAAAGGTTGCACTAGAGCATGCACAACTTGTTGTCTAAGGGGTGAGCCAAGATTTGGTGCCATGGACTTGAGATTGGCTGTTGCAAAAGCAAGACCTTCTTCAAGGATGTCTTCCCCATGTATCCTCAGGTGTGCTGCTTCATACAAGCTCAGCAAACCCCTTGCATCACTCTTAAGGGCCTCTTGGAATTTTCCATTATCATCCTTGAATTTGCTCAAAATCtctgaatttttaaaaaataaaatcgtcTGTGATTCGGAAACTTACTGaatgcaggtcaaataattttatttaatatagagaaaattaatagaaGGATCATGTCCAATTTGTACCGGAAGATATACGATGTCCGTGCTGCCTGAATAATCGAAAATGAAGTGAAACAGTGTACAAATCATAGGCTTCATCCTCATAATTCGTATTGAGACTGAAGAAACGTTCCAACTTGTCTTCGATCTCGCTTTCAAAGTGGTAAGAAATTCCCAGACGCTCAATTGTGTCAATCAGATTCATGGACTCCACCATTTCACTGCCTGCAGCCGTCAGCATACTCCTCACTTCATTCTTCAACACTTCGATAGCTTTTGAATATTCTTCTTTCACCTGTTGACAATCGGAAACATTTTGTTAACATTGTACGAGACGGTACGTGGTCGTTCCAAAATTGTCACATTATGTTTCCACCAGAGATTCTAATCTAGACCGAGTTTAGTCgaacttgaattaattatattgcaaattcaatatacttgttgtgtgattgatgtatagTTTAGGAAACATAACCAATTACATGATTGCTACGTTTGGATCAGAATATTCCATCCGTATACGAACTATTTCCCATGTCGGCTACTTAAAGCTCAGATTAagtttaaatgaatttgtgctaattatatagtaagtaTGTATTTATCGTctgattgatgtataatttcgAAAAAAACGATCAGTAACACTTTCAACGTGATTGGCTTGGTGAGGTTCATTAATGGAGAGCAAaggaaattatattaattcttgagattgttatagtaataaaataaaggcttaaataattttttaattctataattttggCACTTCGACATTTTTATtccttatttttctaaaattgcaaaagagTCTTGTAACTTTTTGCCATTtcgcaattttggtcctttttgTGCCCGCGCCACGTCatgtgtttttcaaatttattgttcATATTGGCAAAagtgaactgatcaaaacAAAAGCCCCAATTCAAAAGAATGAGACATGAGATgcacataatttattctagCGACATTTGCATAATCCAGCACTGGAAGGATCACAAAACTATTTGGCAATCTTAGAaagataaatgataaaaattctaaagtttaaaaattctaaagtttaaaaattatgggaccaaaaaatatatttaagcccaaaataaataaatataatagtaatcAATATCCTCATTTATGGACGTACTTAGCCTAATTTAGAGTGAAGCACATAACTCTTTTCAATTAAATCCTGATTTCATCTTCTTAATTGCTTTACCTCTAACCAAAACTAGCTACCATGCACGTATAAATATGCAGGAAATAGgaacaaaaaacacaaagagACAAAAAAGGACCTGAGTGTCCGAAGTGTATTTGATGAATTGATCGCCCCATAAGCTGGGAGAGAAGTTGGCAACTGGTCGGACAATTTCATCGTTGCAGTTTACATTAACTTCGACAACTGATGCAGCCATTTCACACTCTCTGTAAATTCCGAGGGACGTACACAGAGATATTAGTGTAGTGAAGAAGTGTTGGTGCTCATAAGCCAAATGGAGTACCTCTATTTATAGTGAAGAGGTGACTAAGAATGTCACTTCTGTCGTCTTCATGTGCTCTGATTTTTTGACTAAGACATTTATTTGACTGATACATGAGGAATTAAACAAAATCTCAATCTCCAAATGATACGTCTCTTTCTAAAAATTCTATCTGGTTCGAGCGAATCTcaaccaattatatgacaagtataatatacttatcagTCAAATAAAGTGTGGTACACTTGTTCTGTGATTAGTTTTGATTTGGCCAAACTTGATTCGggtaaaaaattttcatctgcTCAGGTAACTGAGTAAT from Sesamum indicum cultivar Zhongzhi No. 13 linkage group LG3, S_indicum_v1.0, whole genome shotgun sequence harbors:
- the LOC105158634 gene encoding vetispiradiene synthase 3, translated to MAASVVEVNVNCNDEIVRPVANFSPSLWGDQFIKYTSDTQVKEEYSKAIEVLKNEVRSMLTAAGSEMVESMNLIDTIERLGISYHFESEIEDKLERFFSLNTNYEDEAYDLYTVSLHFRLFRQHGHRISSEILSKFKDDNGKFQEALKSDARGLLSLYEAAHLRIHGEDILEEGLAFATANLKSMAPNLGSPLRQQVVHALVQPLHSGNPRIEARNFISSYEEHESKNETLLRFAKLDYNLLQMLHKEELHEISRWWKELDLVAKLPYARDRAVECFFWAMGVYHEPQYSRARIMLTKTIVMTSIIDDTYDAYGTIEELNAFTEAFERWDISEIDRLPNYIKPFYRALLELYEHFEEELAQEGRSYAVYYAKEALKELVRSYHVEAKWFIEGYLPPFTEYLNNALITCTYCYHTTTSLLGTESAKREEFEWLRQKPKMLVAGLTICRVIDDIATYEVEKERGQIATGIECYMKENRVTKEEAVNKLFEMATNAWKDINEGCLRPSSYSRDVLIRILNLERIIDVTYKNNEDGYTRPEKVLKPHIVALFVNPIEI